A region from the uncultured Macellibacteroides sp. genome encodes:
- a CDS encoding DUF6057 family protein, producing the protein MIKRDGFIKLGLVALFAIACIVFFLFYYPYHLFFKEQMQLFLFTSDYSLSYLYKPAALSCYLGDFFTQFFYLRGGGPVVISLTLCLEWLLISYVLKKTGTEKNALLYAFFPIVAEWILHCGLNYSLSSTVSLLLSLVFFAGYTWINKRWLAICAAILLQPLLYMLTGCGLFVFNLLLLFYEYGQKGKFKVAGYLFLLVGFILPLLFRSSYLLTFEQAYFYPHKGIMAFSPSLLLMLTVWSMSFYKIRNFTSDIRYVPFVIVFQLILLGGGIYWGANFSREKILSLDSEAYFGNWGRVLHLANTYKINNTTASYYTNLALARHGVLPDHLLEYYQPASEGLFLPVNPTASPLTILFSNEVFFYLGDMNMSQHSAMLGMIFSPNNRSSRLVKRLAEINLINGEKEAARKYLRMLEPTLFHRSWALKRIALLEADTLQTASNKWLSEKRSQLVKRDILRKGDNYPASLELLVESNPGNKMALDYLMCYHLLNKNIAEFVQLFDRYAKGRMSIMPRIYSEALLIWLFKAKASEKEVQQYGISPDVIRDFANYTRIYEQDKGEMKQLQKSYGKSYWFYFHFANMVTK; encoded by the coding sequence ATGATAAAAAGAGACGGATTTATTAAATTGGGTTTGGTGGCTTTGTTTGCAATTGCATGCATTGTTTTCTTCCTTTTTTATTATCCTTATCATTTGTTTTTTAAGGAGCAGATGCAACTCTTTTTGTTTACTTCAGACTATTCACTTTCTTATTTATATAAACCTGCTGCTTTGTCGTGTTATCTGGGTGATTTCTTTACTCAGTTTTTTTATCTTCGGGGCGGAGGACCTGTAGTTATATCACTAACTCTTTGTCTGGAGTGGTTGCTTATTTCATATGTTCTCAAGAAAACTGGTACAGAAAAGAATGCACTCCTTTATGCTTTCTTTCCAATAGTAGCTGAATGGATTTTACATTGCGGACTTAATTACTCTCTATCTTCTACTGTTTCGTTATTGCTTTCTCTTGTCTTTTTTGCGGGATACACCTGGATAAATAAACGATGGCTCGCTATCTGTGCGGCTATTTTACTGCAACCGTTGTTATATATGCTTACCGGATGTGGCTTGTTTGTTTTTAATCTGTTGCTTTTATTTTATGAATATGGACAAAAAGGAAAATTTAAAGTAGCAGGATATCTTTTTCTTTTAGTCGGATTTATACTTCCTTTGTTGTTTCGCTCTTCTTATCTTCTCACCTTTGAACAGGCTTACTTCTACCCTCATAAGGGAATTATGGCTTTTTCTCCTTCTCTTTTACTGATGTTGACTGTTTGGAGTATGTCTTTTTACAAAATCCGAAACTTTACCTCAGATATCCGGTATGTTCCGTTTGTTATTGTTTTTCAGCTAATCTTGTTAGGAGGAGGCATTTATTGGGGTGCTAACTTTTCCAGAGAGAAAATTTTATCGCTCGACAGTGAAGCTTATTTTGGAAACTGGGGCAGGGTTTTGCATTTAGCTAACACATATAAGATTAATAATACCACTGCCTCCTATTATACTAACCTGGCTTTGGCACGCCATGGAGTGTTGCCTGATCATTTACTTGAATATTATCAACCGGCTTCTGAAGGTCTTTTTCTTCCTGTTAATCCGACTGCTTCGCCGCTGACTATTTTATTTAGCAATGAGGTGTTTTTCTACCTGGGTGATATGAATATGTCCCAACATTCGGCTATGTTGGGAATGATATTTTCACCGAACAACCGCAGTTCGCGTTTGGTTAAACGCTTGGCAGAGATTAACCTGATTAACGGAGAAAAAGAAGCTGCACGTAAATATCTCAGGATGCTTGAGCCAACCTTGTTTCATCGTTCCTGGGCATTAAAACGGATAGCTCTGCTTGAAGCAGACACATTACAGACGGCTTCAAACAAATGGTTGTCTGAAAAGAGAAGTCAACTTGTTAAACGAGATATTTTACGCAAGGGAGATAACTATCCGGCATCTCTTGAATTATTGGTAGAAAGTAATCCTGGTAACAAAATGGCCTTGGATTATCTGATGTGTTACCATCTGCTAAATAAAAATATTGCTGAATTTGTGCAACTATTTGACCGTTACGCCAAAGGTAGGATGTCCATTATGCCGCGCATTTATAGCGAAGCACTTTTAATATGGCTGTTTAAAGCTAAAGCTTCTGAAAAGGAGGTGCAACAATATGGCATCTCCCCCGACGTAATTCGTGACTTTGCTAATTACACACGTATTTACGAACAAGACAAAGGCGAAATGAAGCAACTTCAAAAATCTTATGGAAAGAGCTATTGGTTTTATTTTCACTTTGCAAATATGGTGACAAAATGA
- a CDS encoding DUF4369 domain-containing protein, with the protein MQKFFCFFAFILMLSCSSIENNYVIEGQLTDKSYDGEYMYLVPIEGATAETVDSVLIKDGAFRFEGDASESGIHILRTRPLLRMELQELLVVTEPGQIDVVIDSISVAKGTPQNDALQKWKERKKNADFTYAYLNQQISEADESKKAKLKLLQVKFDKEYSDFNYNFVKENKNTAVGKFVYKMTGFSFTPEQKKEIDSL; encoded by the coding sequence ATGCAAAAGTTCTTTTGTTTTTTTGCTTTTATTCTGATGTTGTCTTGCTCTTCAATTGAAAATAATTATGTGATTGAAGGACAGTTGACTGATAAGTCGTATGATGGTGAATATATGTATTTAGTCCCAATTGAGGGTGCAACAGCGGAAACTGTAGATTCCGTACTGATAAAGGACGGTGCTTTCAGGTTTGAAGGAGATGCATCTGAATCAGGAATACATATTTTGAGAACCCGTCCGCTGTTACGAATGGAGTTACAAGAACTTTTGGTTGTTACGGAGCCTGGACAAATTGATGTTGTCATCGATTCAATCAGTGTAGCCAAAGGCACTCCTCAAAATGATGCTTTACAGAAATGGAAAGAACGTAAAAAAAATGCAGACTTTACTTATGCCTATTTAAATCAGCAAATTAGTGAAGCTGATGAAAGCAAGAAAGCAAAACTAAAATTGCTTCAGGTGAAGTTTGATAAAGAATATTCCGATTTTAATTATAATTTTGTAAAGGAAAATAAAAATACGGCTGTGGGAAAGTTCGTTTATAAGATGACAGGATTTTCATTTACTCCGGAACAGAAAAAGGAAATTGATTCGTTGTAG
- a CDS encoding CTP synthase, producing the protein MADTKYIFVTGGVVSSLGKGIISASLGKLLQARGYKVTIQKFDPYINVDPGTLNPYEHGECYVTVDGHEADLDLGHYERFLNVQTTRANNITSGRIYQNVISKERKGDYLGKTVQVVPHITDEIKRNVKLLGTKYKYDFVITEIGGTVGDIESLPFIESVRQLKWELGKNCLNVHLTYVPYIAAAKEFKTKPTQHSVKQLQELGIQPDILVLRTEQVLKTDILRKVALFCNVAEECVVQSVDVPTIYEVPLMLQRQGMDVAVLKKVGLEVGETPDLKQWKEFLNKKAAATETVKIGLVGKYVELQDAYKSIDESLLHAAIYNDRKLDLHLFHSEKLSDENAAEQLADMDGIIIAPGFGQRGIEGKFSAIKYARENNKPLFGICLGMQCMVIEFARNVLGYTDANSTEMEPNTPHPVIDMMEEQKTVVNLGGSMRLGAYDCILKKGSKAYEAYGKEHIQERHRHRFEFNGGYKDEFEAAGMKCVGTNPDTNLVEVVEIPSLNWFVGVQYHPEYNSTVVNPNPLFISFIKAAITNNKI; encoded by the coding sequence GTGGCAGATACAAAGTACATCTTCGTTACGGGTGGGGTAGTCTCTTCTTTGGGTAAGGGGATTATTTCCGCATCATTGGGTAAGTTGCTTCAGGCAAGAGGTTATAAGGTTACTATTCAAAAATTTGATCCTTACATCAACGTTGACCCTGGTACATTAAATCCATATGAACATGGAGAATGTTATGTGACAGTAGACGGACATGAAGCCGATCTTGACCTTGGACATTACGAACGTTTTTTGAATGTTCAGACAACTCGTGCAAATAATATTACATCTGGACGTATTTATCAAAACGTTATAAGCAAAGAGCGTAAAGGTGATTATTTAGGAAAAACAGTTCAGGTAGTTCCTCACATTACAGATGAAATTAAACGCAATGTGAAGTTATTGGGAACTAAGTATAAATACGATTTCGTTATTACAGAAATCGGAGGTACTGTAGGTGATATCGAATCTCTTCCTTTTATTGAAAGCGTTCGTCAGTTAAAATGGGAGTTAGGTAAAAATTGTTTGAATGTTCATTTAACCTATGTGCCTTACATTGCAGCTGCTAAGGAATTTAAAACGAAGCCAACTCAACATTCTGTAAAACAACTTCAGGAGTTAGGAATACAGCCGGATATTCTGGTTTTACGTACTGAGCAAGTTTTGAAAACAGATATTTTACGTAAGGTTGCATTATTTTGTAATGTGGCTGAAGAGTGTGTGGTTCAATCGGTGGATGTTCCAACTATTTATGAAGTACCTTTAATGTTGCAACGCCAGGGAATGGATGTGGCAGTGTTAAAGAAAGTTGGGTTGGAAGTGGGTGAAACTCCTGATCTAAAACAGTGGAAAGAATTCCTTAACAAAAAGGCTGCTGCAACAGAAACTGTAAAAATCGGATTGGTAGGAAAGTATGTTGAATTGCAGGATGCTTATAAGTCAATCGATGAATCCTTGCTACATGCGGCTATATATAATGATAGGAAACTAGATCTTCATCTTTTCCATTCAGAAAAACTATCAGATGAAAATGCAGCAGAACAACTTGCTGATATGGACGGCATTATTATTGCCCCCGGATTTGGCCAGCGTGGTATAGAAGGTAAATTTTCGGCTATTAAGTATGCCAGAGAAAACAACAAGCCTTTGTTTGGTATTTGTCTCGGAATGCAGTGTATGGTTATTGAATTTGCCCGTAATGTACTAGGTTATACAGATGCAAATTCGACGGAGATGGAGCCTAATACGCCTCATCCGGTAATTGATATGATGGAAGAACAGAAGACGGTTGTTAATCTTGGAGGTTCTATGCGTCTTGGTGCTTATGATTGTATCCTTAAAAAAGGATCAAAAGCTTACGAGGCATATGGTAAGGAGCACATTCAGGAACGTCATCGTCATCGTTTCGAATTTAACGGAGGTTATAAAGACGAATTTGAAGCTGCTGGTATGAAATGTGTGGGAACTAACCCGGATACCAATTTAGTGGAAGTGGTAGAAATTCCTTCTTTAAACTGGTTTGTTGGTGTTCAGTATCATCCTGAATATAATAGTACAGTTGTTAATCCGAATCCTCTTTTTATAAGCTTTATTAAAGCGGCTATTACTAATAATAAGATTTAA
- a CDS encoding TonB-dependent receptor, with protein MEEKCSTFSLRKLSSRLMQMVIVTAFLLVNCLPAMAQTSTKVKGVITSGADGLPLIGVNVVEKGTTNGTVTDFDGNFELTVSSNSVLDISYIGYLRQQVKVVSGTSLYKIVLKEDSQALDEVVVVGYGVQKKKLVTGATVQVSGDNLQKLSTTNALGALQSQTPGVNITQSSGQPGEGFKVVIRGLGTIGSSGPLYVIDGVAGGDINALNPSDIESIDVLKDAASAAIYGARAANGVVLVTTKQGKAGKLQLTYDGYYGTQYLAKMPSLLKAKEYMTMMDETRFNEANPVYDWANILPTTLYNSIMDGSWQGTNWLKESYNEAAPTQNHAINLAGGTEQSKFSLGFSYTSQEGILGKPVQSQYDRYTARINSDHVLLKVKDFDAIKIGETLNFNYNTKSGIAIGNIYGNSIHNLLVGNPLLPAYDEEGNFYDYDDKVNNGWEFDGNTANPLAGTALSSWGLNLSKNYALQSSAYLEIQPIKNLVFRSQFGYKMTASSYRSYDGIRHLSNNTNVTMDNVYQSASSGHNITLDNTIAYKFKVADKHQFDVVLGQSVEKWGMGSDINASGNNSIFEGSFDHAWVNNTKPTELSQRGAGGSPWGEGALASFFGRANYNYKETYMASLTMRADGSSNFAKGKRWGYFPSASAGWVMSNEAFMENTKGWLDFMKIRASWGQNGNAAIDNFQYQTTFAFDASNGYYFDSGKKVQTVGGYADILANPDVTWETSEQLNIGFDSRFLNSRLGLTFDWYTKTTKDWLVTAPISGVWGLNAPSVNGGDIENKGFEIALNWNDKVGDFNYGATVNLAHNKNEVTRIANAEGIIHGDADVLSQGTTEMYRAQEGYSIGYFYGYKTAGVFQNWDQVNNTSAKYAGAQPGDLIFVDTNGDGSITENDRTQIGNPHPDFTLGLNLNFSYKGFDLNVTGTGAFGQQIAKSYRSFADSPLQNYTTDIFGRWTGEGTSNKLPRLTSGSHTNWQNISDIYIEDGDYLKIQNLTIGYDFKKLFPSMPLGQARLYLTAQNLITFTGYSGMDPEIGYGYGKSWVSGIDLGYYPSPRTYMVGVNLKF; from the coding sequence ATGGAAGAAAAATGCAGTACATTTTCTTTGCGTAAGTTGTCTTCAAGGCTTATGCAGATGGTAATTGTTACAGCCTTCTTGCTGGTAAATTGCCTTCCGGCAATGGCTCAAACGAGCACAAAGGTTAAGGGTGTTATTACTTCAGGAGCCGACGGATTACCATTAATCGGGGTAAACGTTGTCGAAAAAGGTACAACCAACGGTACAGTTACAGATTTTGATGGAAACTTTGAGTTAACCGTATCTTCTAATTCAGTTCTCGACATTTCTTACATTGGTTATCTTCGCCAACAGGTAAAAGTGGTTTCAGGAACTTCTCTCTACAAAATCGTTTTAAAAGAAGACTCTCAGGCACTGGATGAAGTAGTGGTTGTGGGTTATGGTGTTCAGAAAAAGAAACTGGTTACCGGTGCTACCGTACAGGTAAGCGGCGATAATCTTCAAAAATTAAGCACAACGAATGCTTTGGGAGCTTTACAGAGTCAAACTCCAGGGGTGAACATCACACAGAGTTCAGGTCAGCCGGGTGAAGGATTCAAAGTGGTTATTCGTGGTTTGGGTACTATTGGTTCATCCGGACCTCTTTATGTAATTGATGGTGTTGCTGGTGGTGATATCAATGCGCTGAACCCTTCCGATATCGAGTCAATCGACGTATTGAAGGATGCAGCTTCTGCTGCAATTTACGGAGCACGTGCTGCCAATGGTGTGGTTTTAGTAACAACCAAGCAAGGGAAAGCTGGTAAACTTCAGCTAACTTATGATGGGTACTATGGTACACAGTATTTAGCTAAAATGCCTTCTTTGTTAAAAGCAAAAGAATATATGACAATGATGGATGAAACTCGTTTTAACGAAGCGAATCCAGTTTACGATTGGGCAAATATTCTTCCAACAACTCTTTACAATTCAATAATGGATGGTTCTTGGCAAGGAACAAACTGGTTAAAAGAGTCTTATAATGAAGCAGCTCCAACTCAGAATCATGCTATTAATTTAGCCGGAGGTACTGAGCAATCGAAATTTTCTTTAGGTTTCTCTTATACATCTCAGGAAGGTATTTTAGGAAAGCCTGTTCAATCTCAGTATGATAGATATACCGCTCGTATCAACTCTGATCATGTATTATTAAAAGTAAAAGACTTTGATGCTATTAAGATTGGTGAGACATTAAACTTCAACTATAATACCAAGTCAGGTATTGCGATTGGTAATATATATGGTAATTCAATCCACAATTTGTTGGTTGGAAATCCGTTGCTTCCTGCTTATGATGAAGAAGGTAACTTTTATGATTATGACGATAAGGTAAATAATGGTTGGGAATTTGATGGTAACACTGCTAACCCACTTGCCGGAACAGCTCTGTCTAGCTGGGGATTAAACTTGTCTAAAAATTATGCTTTACAATCAAGTGCCTACCTGGAAATTCAACCGATTAAAAATTTGGTTTTCAGATCTCAGTTTGGTTATAAGATGACCGCATCTAGTTATCGTTCGTATGATGGTATCCGCCATTTGTCTAACAATACAAATGTAACAATGGATAATGTTTATCAGAGTGCAAGTTCTGGTCATAACATTACATTGGATAATACTATTGCTTATAAATTCAAAGTTGCAGATAAACATCAGTTTGATGTAGTATTAGGTCAGTCGGTAGAAAAATGGGGTATGGGTTCTGACATCAATGCAAGTGGCAACAATTCAATTTTTGAAGGATCATTTGACCATGCATGGGTAAATAATACGAAACCTACTGAGTTATCTCAACGCGGTGCTGGTGGATCTCCTTGGGGAGAAGGCGCCTTAGCTTCTTTCTTTGGTCGTGCCAACTACAACTATAAAGAAACATATATGGCTTCTTTAACGATGCGTGCAGATGGTTCTTCCAACTTCGCAAAAGGAAAACGCTGGGGATATTTTCCATCTGCATCTGCAGGTTGGGTAATGAGTAATGAAGCGTTTATGGAAAACACAAAAGGTTGGTTGGACTTTATGAAAATCCGTGCCAGCTGGGGACAGAATGGTAATGCTGCTATCGATAATTTCCAGTATCAAACTACATTTGCATTTGATGCAAGTAATGGTTATTATTTCGATTCTGGTAAAAAAGTTCAGACTGTAGGTGGTTATGCCGATATTTTAGCCAATCCGGATGTTACCTGGGAAACTTCAGAACAGCTTAACATTGGTTTTGACTCGCGTTTTCTTAATTCCCGTTTAGGCTTAACTTTCGACTGGTATACCAAGACTACCAAAGACTGGTTGGTTACTGCTCCAATTTCAGGAGTCTGGGGATTGAATGCTCCTTCTGTAAATGGTGGAGATATTGAGAATAAGGGTTTTGAAATTGCATTGAACTGGAATGATAAAGTCGGTGATTTCAATTATGGAGCAACTGTGAATTTAGCTCATAATAAGAATGAAGTAACTCGTATTGCTAACGCCGAAGGAATCATTCACGGTGATGCCGACGTACTAAGTCAGGGAACTACAGAAATGTATCGTGCTCAGGAAGGTTATTCTATTGGATATTTTTATGGATATAAAACTGCTGGTGTATTCCAAAACTGGGATCAGGTGAATAATACTTCTGCCAAGTATGCAGGTGCTCAACCGGGAGATTTAATTTTTGTTGATACAAATGGTGATGGATCGATTACGGAAAATGACCGTACTCAGATTGGTAATCCTCATCCAGATTTTACATTAGGTCTGAACCTGAACTTCTCTTATAAGGGTTTTGATTTGAATGTTACAGGAACAGGCGCATTTGGTCAGCAGATAGCTAAATCTTATCGTTCATTTGCAGACTCTCCTTTGCAAAATTATACAACAGATATTTTTGGTCGCTGGACAGGTGAAGGAACTTCAAACAAATTGCCTCGTTTGACATCAGGTAGCCATACAAACTGGCAGAATATTTCTGATATCTACATTGAAGATGGTGATTATTTGAAAATACAGAACCTTACTATTGGTTATGACTTTAAAAAGTTGTTCCCAAGTATGCCTCTTGGACAGGCTCGTCTGTACTTAACCGCTCAGAATTTGATCACATTTACAGGTTATTCAGGAATGGATCCGGAAATTGGTTATGGCTACGGTAAGAGTTGGGTTTCCGGAATTGATTTGGGTTATTATCCAAGCCCGAGAACATATATGGTAGGTGTAAATCTTAAATTTTAA
- a CDS encoding RagB/SusD family nutrient uptake outer membrane protein produces the protein MKKVLYIAVTALMFTSCESFLDTESYTKKTTGNYPVTEKDAIQMVTGVYATLNKPIANCQNTYFYLSELAADDRFGGGGENDKDMQVLDHLLYTNINRFQSFWTDRYSGINRANMAIANLDKVTNEEMRNQMMGEALTLRAFFYSELVEMFGSVPLITTVPQNVSEAQVYPAQSPVDDVYAAIASDLKKAIEIMPDNKWNNTVSGSGHLTKWTAEALLGRVFLFYTGFYGKESLPLMGEDGTIAGSIAKAEVVTGLEDCINNSGHELVSDYRSLWPYTNTVSKPFYPYVENAPEWVRDGENPEQVFAIKCSHLADWSTTIGYSNQYMLHFAIRSHGGADQFKNLFPFGQGWGAGPVSPKLWKEWQAAEPNDPRREASILDGSKTQDYVYGADKQMEETGLWQKKIIATTAPKSTKKDDKDKTIIDKLFNSFTSSKDYYGDGEDDDFQLGHEVDLNVIRFADVLLMHSELTQTADGINRVRARAKLPAVTYSETALRNERRWELAFEGTRWADIRRWGIAEQALSNQLGSDIWNRGVATVMKNQGAGYAARYAATKGFMPIPQSEIDLSNGVLKQNAGWDASAVFVSWNE, from the coding sequence ATGAAAAAAGTATTATATATTGCAGTTACTGCACTTATGTTTACAAGTTGCGAAAGTTTCTTGGATACAGAAAGTTACACAAAGAAAACGACAGGTAACTATCCTGTAACTGAAAAGGATGCGATTCAGATGGTTACAGGTGTATATGCCACTTTAAATAAACCAATCGCTAATTGCCAGAATACCTACTTCTATTTATCTGAACTGGCAGCCGACGATCGTTTTGGTGGTGGTGGTGAAAATGATAAGGATATGCAGGTTTTGGACCACTTATTGTATACCAATATCAATCGTTTCCAGTCTTTCTGGACCGATCGCTATTCTGGAATTAACCGTGCTAATATGGCAATTGCCAATTTGGATAAGGTTACAAATGAAGAGATGAGAAATCAGATGATGGGTGAAGCATTAACTCTTCGTGCTTTCTTTTACAGCGAATTAGTTGAGATGTTTGGAAGTGTTCCTTTGATTACAACTGTTCCTCAGAATGTATCAGAAGCTCAGGTTTATCCGGCACAGTCTCCTGTTGATGATGTGTATGCTGCTATTGCTTCCGATTTGAAAAAAGCGATCGAAATTATGCCTGACAACAAATGGAATAATACCGTTTCTGGTAGCGGACACTTAACCAAATGGACTGCAGAAGCTTTATTGGGTCGTGTATTCCTTTTCTATACAGGCTTTTATGGTAAAGAATCTCTTCCTTTAATGGGTGAAGATGGTACAATTGCCGGATCTATTGCCAAAGCAGAGGTTGTTACAGGTTTAGAGGATTGTATTAATAACAGTGGACACGAATTGGTTAGTGACTATCGTAGTTTGTGGCCTTATACCAATACTGTATCAAAGCCATTTTATCCTTATGTGGAAAACGCTCCTGAATGGGTGAGAGATGGTGAAAATCCTGAACAGGTATTTGCAATTAAGTGTTCTCACTTGGCTGACTGGAGTACAACTATTGGTTATTCAAATCAATATATGTTGCACTTTGCAATTCGTAGTCACGGTGGCGCCGATCAGTTTAAAAATCTTTTTCCGTTCGGTCAAGGTTGGGGTGCCGGTCCTGTTAGTCCAAAACTTTGGAAAGAATGGCAAGCTGCTGAACCTAACGACCCACGTCGTGAAGCTTCTATCCTGGACGGCTCAAAAACTCAAGATTATGTTTATGGAGCTGATAAGCAGATGGAGGAAACAGGTTTGTGGCAGAAAAAAATAATTGCAACAACTGCTCCTAAGAGTACTAAAAAAGATGATAAAGACAAAACAATAATTGATAAGTTGTTTAATAGCTTTACATCTTCAAAAGATTATTACGGAGATGGTGAAGATGATGATTTCCAGTTGGGACATGAGGTTGACCTAAATGTAATTCGTTTTGCAGATGTACTTCTTATGCACTCTGAACTTACCCAAACTGCGGACGGAATAAACAGAGTACGTGCTCGTGCAAAGCTTCCGGCTGTTACCTATTCTGAAACAGCTTTACGAAATGAACGTCGTTGGGAGCTTGCCTTCGAAGGTACACGTTGGGCTGATATCAGACGTTGGGGTATTGCTGAGCAGGCTCTTAGCAATCAGTTAGGTTCAGATATCTGGAACCGCGGTGTAGCTACTGTGATGAAAAACCAAGGAGCTGGTTATGCTGCTCGTTACGCTGCAACAAAGGGATTTATGCCAATTCCACAATCTGAAATAGATCTTTCTAATGGCGTTTTGAAACAAAATGCCGGATGGGATGCTTCTGCAGTATTTGTAAGTTGGAATGAATAG
- the yidC gene encoding membrane protein insertase YidC — translation MDKNTLIGFLLIGVVLFAFSWFNQPSPEQAEAQRRYQDSIAKIEQASQLVQKEKQASSLATVPDSLAGQPDSVRSAHFQKEFGVFAESVTGEEQFTTLENDKVELRFSNKGGRVYSARLKEYKTHDSLPLILFEGDEALLDFTLVTSTNRVVNTAGMYFKAIPGKDSKSLVMRLSAGEGSYLDFTYTLKPDDYMLHMDIKGTGLNGILAPGTNALDVNWDQKIRQQEKGRKFEDQYAAVYYKFVADDVEYLSETKNDSKQLSNRLKWVAYKDKFFSTVLISEDGFEATNVASELIPEGKYIKECKTTTSIPFDLRGEKATSLRYFFGPNKYNLLAGYDKGVENADKLDLDNLVPLGASIFRWINKYFILPLFNFFGNFIGSYGLIIFLLTLLVKLILFPLTYKSYMSSAKMRVLRPQVEEINAKFPGQDKALERQKATMELYSRAGASPMSGCLPMLLQMPILIAMYMFFPSSIELRHESFLWAQDLSTYDAVISWTTNIPLITPYFGNHISLFCLLMTITNIIYTKFNMDQTNTGQQQMPGMKAMMYMMPLMFLVFFNQNASGLSYYYFISTLITIVQTLIFRYTINEEKLLLKLEENKKKPAKKKSGFMKRLEDAQKAQQEQLKKQQKGKK, via the coding sequence ATGGATAAAAACACTTTAATTGGTTTTCTGCTTATAGGGGTTGTTCTATTTGCTTTTAGTTGGTTTAATCAGCCTTCTCCTGAGCAAGCAGAAGCTCAGCGCCGTTATCAGGATTCAATCGCAAAGATTGAACAAGCCAGTCAGTTGGTACAGAAAGAAAAACAAGCATCTTCGCTCGCAACAGTACCTGATTCACTTGCCGGTCAGCCCGATTCGGTTCGTTCGGCTCATTTCCAAAAAGAATTCGGCGTTTTTGCCGAATCAGTAACTGGTGAAGAACAGTTTACAACACTTGAAAATGATAAAGTTGAGCTTCGTTTTTCTAATAAAGGCGGAAGAGTTTACTCTGCTCGTTTGAAAGAGTACAAAACACATGATTCTTTGCCTTTGATACTTTTTGAAGGAGATGAAGCCTTGTTGGATTTTACATTGGTAACATCGACCAATCGTGTTGTAAATACTGCGGGCATGTATTTTAAAGCTATTCCGGGTAAAGATTCAAAATCCCTTGTGATGCGTTTGTCTGCCGGAGAAGGAAGTTATCTGGACTTTACGTATACGTTGAAGCCTGACGACTATATGCTTCATATGGATATTAAAGGTACTGGTTTAAACGGAATATTGGCACCTGGTACAAATGCACTGGATGTAAATTGGGATCAAAAAATTCGTCAACAGGAGAAAGGACGTAAATTCGAAGATCAGTATGCTGCTGTATATTATAAATTTGTAGCAGATGATGTTGAATACCTGAGCGAAACTAAAAACGATAGCAAGCAGCTTTCCAATCGGTTGAAATGGGTTGCCTATAAAGATAAGTTCTTCTCTACAGTTTTAATCTCTGAAGACGGCTTCGAGGCAACAAATGTTGCATCTGAGTTGATTCCCGAAGGTAAGTATATAAAGGAATGTAAAACTACGACTTCTATACCCTTTGATTTAAGAGGAGAAAAGGCAACTTCGTTGCGTTATTTCTTTGGACCAAACAAATATAACTTGTTGGCTGGTTATGATAAGGGAGTTGAAAACGCAGATAAGCTGGATTTGGATAATCTGGTACCACTTGGAGCCAGTATTTTCCGTTGGATTAATAAGTATTTTATCCTGCCATTATTTAATTTCTTTGGTAACTTCATCGGTAGTTACGGTCTTATCATATTTTTGCTTACACTGCTTGTAAAGCTTATTCTTTTCCCTCTTACATATAAATCTTATATGTCGTCGGCCAAGATGCGCGTTCTTCGTCCCCAGGTTGAAGAAATTAATGCAAAGTTTCCGGGACAGGATAAAGCGTTGGAGCGTCAAAAGGCTACGATGGAGTTGTATAGCAGGGCAGGGGCAAGTCCGATGAGCGGATGTTTGCCTATGTTACTGCAGATGCCTATTTTAATTGCCATGTATATGTTTTTCCCGTCTTCCATTGAACTTCGTCACGAAAGCTTCCTTTGGGCGCAAGACCTTTCAACATATGATGCTGTTATTAGCTGGACAACCAATATACCTTTAATAACGCCTTATTTTGGTAACCATATTAGTTTATTCTGTTTGTTGATGACTATCACAAACATTATATATACTAAGTTTAATATGGATCAGACAAATACCGGTCAGCAACAGATGCCGGGTATGAAGGCTATGATGTATATGATGCCTCTTATGTTCCTCGTATTCTTTAATCAGAATGCTTCAGGCTTAAGCTACTATTACTTCATCTCTACATTAATTACTATTGTTCAGACGTTGATTTTCAGATATACCATTAACGAAGAAAAGTTACTGTTAAAACTAGAAGAAAACAAAAAGAAGCCTGCAAAGAAAAAATCAGGTTTTATGAAGCGTCTCGAAGATGCCCAAAAGGCCCAACAGGAGCAATTGAAGAAGCAACAGAAAGGCAAAAAATAA